The nucleotide window CGCTATCATCGTCTTTCGtttcatgacaaataaaaacCTGTGTCACCGGGGACAAATCTGTCAATAAATGTGCCGTACTTTTTTTTGCCTTAAAAAATAGTGGTTGTTCAGATCAGCGGTGACTAATCGACAGTTGAAACTTGACACCCTTCGGGGTATGTACTCTCTGATGTTATGTCGGAATTGCCCTTGGTAACTTACAGTACAGACGCTCACGTGAAGTTATGCAAACACGGACTCCGGTCACCTGTCTTGTTGTTGGATTTTTTGATATGACGAAAATATCCTTCGGAAAGTGCCATTAGATTCCGGTGGCGGAACGCATTCGTGGAAGGGACAGAATTTTGTCAGGAGGATAAATGGCCATAGTTATGATTTGTCCAGAGAAAGAGGACTAGAGGAAGCTTCACTCTCAAGGCCTTTCGTCGTCCTTTATTTTTTGACGATAATACCACTCTGTGGGGGCTTTTGTATACGGGGGGCGAGGATATTTCGAGGTCAAGTTTTGTGGTTTGGTGGGCCCTACTTTTGGGAGTGGCCCGAGTGGGAAGGATGCGCGGTTTGGTGCCTTTTTGTTAGTGCTTTTTGGTTACCGACTAATTCATCAACATTGCGGATATAATTCCGTGATAAGACGCTCTGAATATCGTTTTTCCGGTCTACTCTCCCTTCCCTCCTCATTACCTGCCCAGTCAGTTTGAGGTGAAAAACGTCAAACTAAGCTAAAAATTGTTAATCCCAGTTGAAAAGCTTTGGCATCTGTAAAGTCATGCTAGTGCTGTGTGTAATAATATATCGTGCTGCTAGTTTTCAGGATTAGAAAGAACGAAGATTATGTATTTTGtggttttgaatctttgatggGTCCCGTGAGAAATGGGAACGTACCTGACTTTTTGGAGGAGTTTGGTGCCGTCGTTGAGTGATAATCTGTCGGCACTTGCCACGTTGTCTCTCTTGTTTGGGTCACTGTAATTCTCGTACCTATCTTTGAGTAactctgttttttttccccACATTTGTCGCGGGAAAATTGTACGATTTTGCTTATGTTGGCTTCACTGATGTGTGTTGCacgaatatttttcttttcagggtGCTGCTACAAGTGAATCCACCGCTACCAAGAgttcaagaagaaaaaaggtAAAAATGGATATTGTTATGTGAACTATTACAGCTGCGAAATTTTTCTCGCGAAACTTGAAATATACTGATCCGAAAACTATTTGAAACTCAGACATTTGTTGAACTTAAAGAGGAGGAGAGTTCTCTGTTGAAGGAAAGAATAACTTTGAAAAAGGTGTGTTCTTGGTCCTTTTTACTGACTTTCCACTTTTTTTTGGCCCCCCACAATTTTTATTAGTTcttttaaataatcttttacaTTCCCTAAATAGGAGTTAGCAACACTACGTTCAACTTTTAAGGAACAGAGAGCCAGAAACGAGAGCTTGAAGAGAATAAAGGTGACCCGagtattatattttaatcttgTCCTTTGATTGTATCTAAAGATGTAATCACTATACAAATTTGCCAACCAGTATTATACAGCAATATCACTAATGGAGTCTACATATTGCACCGAGCTCCTTCCAGTAATCTTGCGGTTCTTTCTTTGTTCAACTCTTCTGAAAAGAACATCTTTATGTTTTGCAGCTTGATTCGGTCTTGCATTCAGCAAAAAATCTCAATGCAACTTGTGATGGACTTGAGAAAACTGTTCATAAAGAAACCTACCAGAGAATAGCCTCCGCTCCTGACCATACTTCTTTGAGTTTACCAGCAAACACCACAAGTGATGATAACCTGCAATCAGAACCTTGTGAGGCAGACAAGGCTGCTGACCTGGCAAGGGGTGGCAATTTCTTGCTGCCTGATCTAAATATGATGCCATCCGAGGAAGATTCAAGTACTGAGACATTATATGGGATGAGCTGAGGACCTCATGTTGACGGCTTTTCTTCTCCTCACCAAAGGACCTGTTTCCATCAAGATATCAAATTCTGTTGCATTGTCATGGCCAAGCACAGAACCTCGTGTAGATGTGACTGTATAAAAACTTCAGTGGAagttacctatcaaaaaaaaaaaaacctttagaGAAAGTTGCTGATGGTAGGTTTCAACTGTTCCATTCTCTCCGTCTTGAAATGAGAAAGAAGTCGAAAGTTTCGGGAGAGGGATTTCAAATCCTCAAATGCCGAAAGTTTTTTCTCTGGAAATTTGTTGAGGGTAAACCAACCCTTTTTCTCGATCCTTAAATCGTGTCATTCTTTTCTTGTAACACGCTGTTGGACTCACCTGTTGAAGGTTATTCAAAGTCAACACTTGCATTTTGTGTTTGTTAGTAGATGAAAAGcttttattttgaagtaaatACACCAAACATTTGTAGATTGTGGAATAGGACGAGCCTCTACACGTATCACCCGCGTTGAGCAGCTAAGAGGTCACAGGTCAGGGAGGAATCTCCTATGTTTAATTGAAATTTGACGAAATGgcaatttttaacatttatacGGCAATTTTATGTTTGGGGAccccattttttattattaaaaaattatattaaacttgCAAACTTAAAACTTGTACTTAACACTAATCATTTGTTAAGATTGCGTTTGAATGATAAATTGATCttagatgattaaaaataataaaaagatgataataaaatattgaatagtaaaataatagtgaCAAAATAAATCAACAGTAAAATGATCTCAACCTAAACACAAGCACTTTCTTCACTACCCAATCACGGTCtatttcatttgttttcgcagatgagataagatgagttgaaataaaattaaaaattaaataaaacaatattaaaaaaaaaattaatattatttttgtttttagatttaaaaaaaattaaattgtttattttattttatatgaaaaattataaaaattataataattagataagatgagaagttttataaaaacaaacaacacCTTAAATCTTTTGAATCTAAATAAAGCAAAccaattttcctcaaaactaTAGGAAGAACAATTGCACCCCAGAAACACCTTCTATCCGTTTATGATTTTACCGAGATGAGGTTTTCGTATTGAAGACATAGCATGCATACCCACAAGCGACAGTTTATGTAGGTGGTTTCAGATTTTCTTCGACAAGCTCTATACACCGGTACAAAACCATCTCGATCGGGTTTAGTTGACAGACTGTGTCATCAGCAAGTTGATCAGAATCATTCCTGTTCTCTGTCATTATGCCTGTCACCAGGGTTCGAAGAGGTAGAAACCATTCGTGGTATGCCTTGTGTAAATTATTCTGGGACAGCACTTCACTATAGTTGGTTTTTCCTGTTCCATTTCTCACTCaagtcaaatttaaaatatatttcttttccattttctaatatttaaaaaacatataatttaaattacaGTCAATAAAAAGTAGAAGAGGCGAAGCCATAATGCATTGGAAGTATaccatatgtgtgtgtgtgtgtcagaaatttttaaaataatgtttgtttACGGGAcagaagatatatatttattatttatagggGCAATTGTCGGGGTCCATTTTGGTGTATTTCCATCTAACTTGTCATGTGTGTTCTTTTGCCACCACCCTAAGAAGAGCATGCATAAAAAGGAGTACGAAAATGTATACAACAAAGTATGCTAGTAAAACCTAATTTTCCGTCTTGGCTTCTAACAAGATACTGGACAAAATAATGAATTACCTGTCGACTCTGTTATTAACACAAATCTGTACAAGTTCAGGGCAGACAGCACCTGTATAATGTTTGATCAATGAATAACTAATCAGTTATTTATTATACCATATAGTAATACAAACTCAAAGATAGGCAGATATTTTCATTGCAAGGCcgaatcaaaataaaattttcgaGCTGATTTAATGGGGTACCAATGGCCCCCCCACTCAGAGCTCCATTTTTAGGTAaggacttttaaaaaaaaaaaaaaatcttccctAAAAAGCCCCCTTTTCAATTAACTAAAATTACCCCTGCATAATTACTAAaagttaagaaattttatataaactCTTATCACTATATTGTCAACTTATATAATACCTTATCTACTCTTCTTTTCCACCCTTGAACAAAATGAAGAGAGTGAGTATCACACTATCACTCCCCTCTCCATTTCGATTTGAGATTATTAAAACATCAAAACAAAGTGATAATCCTTCCCTCTCGTCTCCTGCAAACCCACACACCCTGCACCAACTTTCTTCACACATCACATTCATATGGTTATCCCAGAAAAGGCCATGGTGTCCAATTCAGTAAAGTTAACatcaaaggaaaacaaaaatctgAATACCATGGCAATCTGCTAAACAGCATAGCATAGTGAAAGAACAAAATGATACCGACCCCACATGTGGCATGCACACACAAAAGAGCATTTAAGCAAGGAAAAACAAGAAACCCAGAGGggaaataaaatttcattagaaGGAATACCGCATCCCCATGCTCAGGAAGGGGTGGAGGGCCTCCCTTGGGTGGCCTCAGTACTAATTCCACTAGTTCAAGGACATTAGCATTCCACAACAAAGGACTCCAACattctttattttctgtttgctgaacttcatcatttatttttgatattcttttGCAACTCTCTGAATGCATTTCCCCTTTAACAAGATCCAAAAGAATTGCAATCTACATATCGTTGTAATGACCACATCAGTTAATGCAAAACAGATATAAAATGTTGCAGTTCATGAAAATGGACTTGAAACAATCTACCATGGAGGAAGAGTCGGTATTTGTAATCAAagcttttaaaatttcaaacctATGAGAAGTTGGAATATCTGCAAGTACCTGGTTTTGAGCACCAACACAATCGgtcattaaaaatgtttatagaCAAGTCTATACAAACACTTGATAAAATAAGGTAGAAAAgctttagataaaaaaaaaattaaaaaaaaaaaaagaagaagaagaaggtcaCCCACTTCTGGAGAATGTAGCAAACAAATTTCTAGTAGAGTTACAACTTCTAGGCAATAAAAGATACAAATTCCCTACCCTTTTAAATGCATCAAAGGCAAGCTTCCTTAACACCGTATTTGGTGCATATATGATTACCATTTTAATAGCCTGAAAAATGTAGTTTTGACCATCAGAGATTAGATGCATCAAAATTTATCCTTAATAAAAACAGGTTGGTCATGATGTATACTCAACATGAGAAGAGAGTACCTGCAAAGCAGTAAAAAGACTAGGCATATACAATGCCAAGTCAATATATTCATCATCAAGGGTCTGGGATACATTTCCATCAGTGATGCTAAGCAAGAAGTCGATGGCATGTTTCTTTAGATCTGATGGCAGACTGACAAAAGAGTATATGTGCTTTAACATGCCGACTGTTTGCCACCTTCTTAACTGGCTACTTCGAAGTTCATCCTTGACAGTAGTCAAGTCCTCCTCAGCAGCCTGAGCAACTTCATCTGAGATATGGCCCCAAATAACTGCCCCAAGAAAGATAAATGCATGTCAGAGAAACatgaaataatatcaaaataaacctcaaatggaaaaatagaaaataaaatcacagcATATGCAAATATGAACCTGAAAGAGATGCGCCGAGTTTGACATCGGATAAACAACTTATataatcatcttcatcttccacacctttttaaacagaaaaaaaaaagtaaaatgaaaaaaaaaactaccaacTATATGAGAgtgaaaatcaaatatattaatCGAAAATGAAGTACCTCCTATAACAATGCTAGTCATTTTGTCAACATCATTCCCAGTTATCAAACCAAGGTATGATAGACCACAGTAGGGAAAGAGGCGTGACAACTGTGACACCAAGTGCTGACAGCTTACTTTGTTGTGATTCAAGCTGATGGAAACAAGAGCCTGCACATCAAGGGTGTATTTTAAGTCACATACAGGCAGACATAATAAAGATCAGCAAACTGAATAAAAAAACTACCAAGTTGGCGAAAAGAAGACCCACAAgcaaatgaaagaagaaaaggcaATTGAATACAATCAAACACCACAATTCTTCAAGCTGTAAcataaatgaaaacattttaatattcaaactgGTAGTTCAGTTCCATAGAGATATTCCAACCATGATTTCCAAGACATATAGACCAAGTAGAGCACAAAGTTTTTCATTTGATCTGCCCTCCTGTTGAACAGCACAGAAGGTCAGCACTCTGATGGAGAACATATAAAGAGTTGCAAGAAATAGCTCAACAAAGTGGGAAATGTAACGAATGAAAATGTCACAGACCAACTTTGAGCAAACTGTATGTATAGAACTGGCAATGCCAACAGCTCTGTCAAACAAACCCTCAATTTCTGTATCCCCATCATCAGTCTCTGAGGTCACAACCTTTAAAACATTAACAATAACAGGCACTGCTACTTTTACTTGCTCATAGTGATGCCTCCGAATGGAAAGAATTACTGAAACCAAAAAGAGTATGCACAAACAACATTATCACCCAACAGCTGGCAACAATGTGGCTTTCACAACATTCATACACACAAATCTTAAGCACAGAACCATATTATACAAAACAGAACTGCAAGAGAACCTTACGTACTTATCATTCATCTTTAAACTAAACAGCAGAACAcattattactaatttactaatgtaTCTTTGCTGTATTTCTAGACTATCAAGAATTAACGTATTGCCCAGGTCAAATCATATTGTATGTTTATCTTGTATCCATATCAGTGCTTCATGGCCTATATCtttaatacataaattacaACTAAATTTGTAATAGATTTTTCATGCTTTTCCACTGATCTTTATTTTGAAGCTCAATTTGAAGAACTACTAGATTTATCCTCACTGAAAACTAATTGTAagtaataatactaaatataagaaaatgatacaaCAAATAGACACTACCAGTACTAACTCATATTGGAATAAGTCCATTCCACGGATGGCATGCATCATCTAGTGATATGTAAATGAATCAATAAGACCATTGCTTTCACCTTACTTAAGGTAACACATGTTAATCGCATTACCTTTTGAAAGACCACTTAGGAGAGGGGTAAAATAAGCAGAAGTCCTGACGATCTTAGCTAATGCCTGGTAGAATTAAAATCGGATGTCAGCAAAGAACAAGAACACAGAACAACAGATAATTACAAGTTAATGTAGTAATGGATATATTATGCAACACtccttttttataagtaataagcaTGCACACTCCTCGACAAGTAcaagcaatgaaaaatatagagGTGGCACAACTAATGCACAAAATTGATGCAGCATACGTGTGAAAATATCAGTCAAAAAACAGAAGACCAAAATCTTAAGCAACATAGTGAAAGAAACAAAGCCCTGttaaaataaagtaaacaaaACCCTTTTGTTCTGATGATGTCAAAATATATTGACGGTATCTAGGACTAGTCAACATTTCACTTTTGGATTATAATGTTTagattaaattttataagataagCCATCACCGATGAAAATACTTATGATGTACACTGCCATCCACTCTcacttttcaagaaaataaaatagcataCCCATGTATTCCCAACCAAACATCAAAATGGTATAAAGATTTGCGACTAATTGACCATATACACCTAAATAACACACCTCGCAAAGAATTGAAAGCATATCCCGCGGGCTACACATTGTTATTAATTGACTGATAACACTCTCAGTAATCTCCAAACATCCATTCGACACACTCGCAAACTTTGACACTGCCTTTGGCAACTCAAATGACAACGAATCGATAACTTCCTGGCACAGCACCAAACAATTTATAAATtcgtcaaaaaataaaaacattatcgACAAACAATGaagagcaaaaaaataaataataagaggagaaagaagaagaaaacctgGTGCAGTGAAGAACACAGATATGCATAAACTTCGGAAAGAACTTCGAATGCATTGTATTTTGCATCCTCGTTGTCAGGATCTAATAAAGCGGCATCTGAGATTGCCTCGAGGAAGTTAACAAGCTCCAAGATCGAGTTTTCAGACTGGTGTGGATCTCCGGCTATGATCAACTACAGTgtataaagaaaatatgattTAGACATTAACACTCCGTTCGAGTCCTGTTAAAATCAAGTAAACAGAAGTTGTAATTATATACGTACGTATCGTCTTGATTTCTTACTGGTCGTATCGATGAAACACGAATAAACTCAACTAACACTGACACGcgttcttttattttgttttccattaCCTTGCAATGATTTCTCAGTAAACAAGTATAAACCCTTGGAAATTGCTACTTCCGTTTGACCAGATAAAAAAcgtaaaactcaactcagctgAACAATTATATCCGGCCTTTTCTTTTGTTCGATTTGGAATCAGagatatttaaaagttttttgagCTGTGCCATTTCCGAAGTTTTTACGGGAACGAAACAGATCTCCATAAATCGAAGAGAGGAAAGCGGGGGCTCTTACTTTGGAGCATGAATTCAGGATTTCTCGAACATGAAGA belongs to Juglans regia cultivar Chandler chromosome 8, Walnut 2.0, whole genome shotgun sequence and includes:
- the LOC109008228 gene encoding uncharacterized protein LOC109008228 isoform X2 codes for the protein MARDEWVSVAITDDTVVAELLVRLKQSQAASSSLKSWPRAVVPLRWGLRQPRSRSVSLRCDAVLPIKEADSTRGSPTTPLSWSGGASPSATADSFEESSFHASFSFAASRSKGAATSESTATKSSRRKKTFVELKEEESSLLKERITLKKLDSVLHSAKNLNATCDGLEKTVHKETYQRIASAPDHTSLSLPANTTSDDNLQSEPCEADKAADLARGGNFLLPDLNMMPSEEDSSTETLYGMS
- the LOC109008228 gene encoding uncharacterized protein LOC109008228 isoform X3; protein product: MARDEWVSVAITDDTVVAELLVRLKQSQAASSSLKSWPRAVVPLRWGLRQPRSRSVSLRCDAVLPIKEADSTRGSPTTPLSWSGGASPSATADSFEESSFHASFSFAASRSKGAATSESTATKSSRRKKLDSVLHSAKNLNATCDGLEKTVHKETYQRIASAPDHTSLSLPANTTSDDNLQSEPCEADKAADLARGGNFLLPDLNMMPSEEDSSTETLYGMS
- the LOC109008228 gene encoding uncharacterized protein LOC109008228 isoform X1 codes for the protein MARDEWVSVAITDDTVVAELLVRLKQSQAASSSLKSWPRAVVPLRWGLRQPRSRSVSLRCDAVLPIKEADSTRGSPTTPLSWSGGASPSATADSFEESSFHASFSFAASRSKGAATSESTATKSSRRKKTFVELKEEESSLLKERITLKKELATLRSTFKEQRARNESLKRIKLDSVLHSAKNLNATCDGLEKTVHKETYQRIASAPDHTSLSLPANTTSDDNLQSEPCEADKAADLARGGNFLLPDLNMMPSEEDSSTETLYGMS
- the LOC109008226 gene encoding aberrant root formation protein 4, with translation MSVASADNHRPSAALHVREILNSCSKLIIAGDPHQSENSILELVNFLEAISDAALLDPDNEDAKYNAFEVLSEVYAYLCSSLHQEVIDSLSFELPKAVSKFASVSNGCLEITESVISQLITMCSPRDMLSILCEALAKIVRTSAYFTPLLSGLSKVILSIRRHHYEQVKVAVPVIVNVLKVVTSETDDGDTEIEGLFDRAVGIASSIHTVCSKLEGRSNEKLCALLGLYVLEIMALVSISLNHNKVSCQHLVSQLSRLFPYCGLSYLGLITGNDVDKMTSIVIGGVEDEDDYISCLSDVKLGASLSVIWGHISDEVAQAAEEDLTTVKDELRSSQLRRWQTVGMLKHIYSFVSLPSDLKKHAIDFLLSITDGNVSQTLDDEYIDLALYMPSLFTALQAIKMVIIYAPNTVLRKLAFDAFKRVLADIPTSHRFEILKALITNTDSSSMIAILLDLVKGEMHSESCKRISKINDEVQQTENKECWSPLLWNANVLELVELVLRPPKGGPPPLPEHGDAVLSALNLYRFVLITESTGKTNYSEVLSQNNLHKAYHEWFLPLRTLVTGIMTENRNDSDQLADDTVCQLNPIEMVLYRCIELVEENLKPPT